One Setaria viridis chromosome 7, Setaria_viridis_v4.0, whole genome shotgun sequence genomic region harbors:
- the LOC117862881 gene encoding uncharacterized protein — MPLGTWSQNKYLEEISVLSLVVCSTRLIAAIVAVGALGTIALCRPGAAAWSVSAHEECRWLTHMVFFQGKLYALDSNTDPEDLISIDIVDEHDNDEPRVSRIERLIEGDSRPWHQYFYRMHYLLESHGRLLMVHRKLSYMIVHRSGIRDHDIRVLVSSEFEVFKADFELGLWSDVSTLGNDQALFLGQGCSRAVRVSPYDLSRDCLFFIDDYTDWSWKKTTTSCGVYDMKDEKVYSPLPTVSWKSGDVPATWLFSQGKTDELQAAGEHLREFVDAEKEDPHMLPCGGACAVGASTALRKC; from the exons ATGCCACTAGGCACGTGGTCGCAAAACAAGTATTTAGAGGAGATATCTGTATTATCACTAGTTGTGTGCTCCACACGCCTCATTGCTGCTATAGTCGCTGTTGGGGCTCTCGGTACAATTGCACTATGCCGCCCTGGGGCTGCTGCATGGTCAGTGAGCGCACATGAGGAGTGCAGGTGGCTGACACACATGGTCTTCTTCCAAGGGAAACTCTATGCTCTTGATAGCAACACTGACCCTGAGGATCTTATTTCCATTGATATTGTGGACGAGCATGACAACGATGAGCCAAGGGTGTCTAGAATTGAGCGCCTCATCGAGGGAGACTCCCGGCCATGGCACCAATATTTCTACCGCATGCACTACCTCCTTGAATCTCATGGCAGACTGCTAATGGTCCACAGAAAACTTTCCTACATGATAGTGCACAGATCTGGAATAAGAGATCACGATATTAGAGTGCTTGTTAGCAGCGAGTTTGAAGTGTTCAAGGCTGACTTTGAGCTGGGCTTGTGGTCTGATGTGAGTACTTTGGGGAATGACCAAGCGTTGTTCCTTGGGCAAGGATGCTCGAGAGCTGTTCGTGTGTCTCCATATGATCTTTCACGTGATTGTCTCTTCTTCATAGATGATTATACCGACTGGTCTTGGAAGAAAACAACTACATCTTGTGGAGTGTATGACATGAAAGATGAGAAGGTCTATTCGCCCTTGCCTACGGTATCATGGAAGAGTGGAGATGTCCCAGCAACTTGGCTTTTCTCACAAG GTAAGACAGATGAGTTGCAAGCAGCGGGGGAGCATCTGCGGGAATTTGTGGATGCTGAAAAAGAGGATCCTCATATGCTTCCATGTGGAGGAGCTTGTGCTGTTGGTGCTTCTACTGCTTTGCGGAAGTGCTAG
- the LOC117862879 gene encoding root phototropism protein 2, translating into MDRITQWVSSQEVPADLTIRIADSSFPLHKAVMVPRCGYIRRAIAAATKDPSAAVELDLSSLPGGADAFEKAARYCYGANFEITARNAAALRCAAAFLDMQHPADLARRVDEFLAQAGLRALPSAVTVLLSCEALLPAAEELGVVRRAADAVALRICNEALFPTRSPPGWWTAELAALSPASFQKVVTALRCRRADPEVLANAASAYAELTLAEVLADPRDREDQRALLESVVDVLPSAADAPIPAAFLCRLLHAAVTTEASAKTCRDLELRVAAVLDQATVGDLLGVALDGAGEHVRNTDTVRRVIAAFVERQAAASEGGRSRRASLSGGAELDSGAAMEKVAKTVDELAAEIATEESLAISKFVGVAGAVPKEARASHDCLYRAVDIYLKTHPELDEIEREKVCSVMDPLKLSYQARLHASQNKRLPLQAVLSALYYDQLKLRSAAGAGDDDTQSAAGKARAQARADASLARENEALRSELARMRAYLSGVQPSKGSGSSPSPAAKKTSFLGSVSRTLSRLNPFKGGWAKDTASVADGRDGRKDMHVVRPKRRRSSIS; encoded by the exons ATGGACAGGATTACCCAGTG GGTTTCTTCCCAGGAGGTCCCCGCCGACCTTACCATCCGCATCGCCGACTCCAGCTTCCCCCTCCACAAG GCGGTGATGGTGCCCAGGTGCGGCTACATCCGCCGGGCCATCGCGGCGGCCACCAAGGACCcctcggccgccgtcgagcTCGACCTCTCCTCTCTGCCGGGCGGCGCCGACGCGTTCGAGAAGGCGGCGCGTTACTGCTACGGCGCCAACTTCGAGATCACCGCGCGCAACGCCGCCGCGCTACGCTGTGCCGCGGCGTTCCTCGACATGCAGCACCCGGCGGACCTGGCCCGCCGCGTCGACGAGTTCCTCGCGCAGGCCGGCCTCCGCGCGCTGCCGAGCGCGGTGACCGTGCTGCTCTCCTGCGAGGCGCTCCTCCCGGCCGCCGAGGAGCTCGGCGTCGTGCGCCGGGCCGCGGACGCCGTCGCCCTCAGGATCTGCAACGAGGCGCTGTTCCCGACCAGGTCGCCGCCGGGGTGGTGGAccgccgagctcgccgcgctCTCGCCAGCGTCCTTCCAGAAGGTCGTCACGGCgctgcgctgccgccgcgctgACCCCGAGGTGCTCGCCAACGCCGCGAGCGCCTACGCGGAGCTCACGCTGGCCGAGGTCCTCGCCGATCCCCGGGACAGGGAGGACCAGCGCGCGCTTCTCGAGTCCGTCGTGGACGTGCTCCcttccgccgccgacgcgcccaTCCCGGCCGCGTTCctctgccgcctcctccacgccgcggTCACCACCGAGGCCTCCGCCAAGACGTGCCGCGACCTGGAGCTCCGCGTCGCGGCGGTGCTGGACCAGGCCACCGTGGGGGACCTGCTCGGCGTCGCGCTCGATGGCGCCGGGGAGCACGTCCGGAACACCGACACCGTGCGTCGCGTCATCGCCGCGTTTGTggagcggcaggcggcggcgtcggagggcGGGCGGAGCCGGCGGGCGTCACTGTCCGGCGGAGCGGAGCTCGATTCGGGCGCGGCGATGGAGAAGGTCGCCAAGACGGTGGATGAGCTGGCGGCGGAGATCGCGACGGAGGAGTCGCTGGCGATCTCCAAGTTCGTCGGTGTGGCCGGCGCGGTGCCCAAGGAGGCGCGGGCGTCGCATGACTGCCTGTACCGGGCCGTGGACATCTACCTGAAGACACACCcggagctggacgagatcgagaGGGAGAAGGTGTGCAGCGTCATGGACCCGCTCAAGCTCTCGTACCAGGCGCGCCTCCACGCGTCGCAGAACAAGCGGCTGCCGCTGCAGGCCGTGCTCAGCGCGCTCTACTACGACCAGCTCAAGCTCCGcagtgccgccggcgccggggacgacGACACGCAGTCGGCCGCCGGGAAGGCCCGCGCGCAGGCGAGGGCGGACGCGTCGCTGGCGCGGGAGAACGAGGCGCTGCGGTCGGAGCTGGCGCGGATGCGGGCGTACTTGTCGGGGGTGCAGCCCAGCAAGGGGAGcgggtcgtcgccgtcgccggcggcgaagaaGACGAGCTTCTTGGGGTCGGTGTCGCGGACGCTGAGCCGGCTGAACCCGTTCAAAGGCGGGTGGGCCAAGGACACGGCCAGCGTCGCCGATGGACGTGACGGCAGGAAAGATATGCATGTTGTGAGGCCCAAGAGGAGGAGGTCCTCCATAAGCTAA
- the LOC117862878 gene encoding BTB/POZ domain-containing protein At3g08570: MGMGSDNAVFPFATTTTSPRFRNPISHRRIFSDVAEDVTVSVDGQTFLLHKFPLVSRCGRVRKMVVDSKDPDLLKLELVNVPGGAFAFELAAKFCYGSNFEITTANVAHLRCVAEYLEMTEDFQQENLIFRTETYLNEIVLKNLDKSLEVLCKCDGLDPMVEEVGLVDRCVDAIAMNASKEQLVSGLAHLECNVGSGKLRMHSQDWWVEDLSALRIDHYRRVIAAMRRNGVRPESIGTSITHYAQTLLKGVERRHVWDSGPFVGDDQRMIVETLIDLLAAENITTVTLSFLFGMLRMAIEVDASLDCRIEVEKRIGLQLEMASLDDLLIPSTQTSDSMFDVDTVHRILVNFLQRIDEDDSGELSPCGYDSDGLKSPSHSSVLKVGRLMDGYLAEIAPDPYLKLQKFMALIELLPDYARIVDDGLYRAIDIYLKAHPSLTESECKKLCKLIDCQKLSQDASSHAAQNDRLPIQMVVRVLYFEQLRLKSSFSGGGSGGCGDGGLSQRFICSSGVPSSCVSPQRDNYASLRRENRELKLEISRMRVRLTELEREQGLMKQQGIRGGDGRPGEHGRAFLASLSRGFGRITMFGGPTAAEKRRKKSSRSSQGSEGKNRRRQKASFAYD; encoded by the exons ATGGGGATGGGAAGCGACAACGCCGTGTTTCCCTTCGCTACCACCACGACGTCCCCGCGCTTCCGCAACCCCATCAGCCATAGGAG GATATTTTCAGATGTCGCAGAGGATGTAACGGTATCGGTGGATGGACAAACTTTCCTACTACACAAG TTTCCTTTAGTATCTCGGTGTGGACGAGTACGAAAAATGGTAGTAGACTCCAAGGATCCAGATCTCTTAAAGCTGGAGCTTGTAAATGTGCCAGGGGGAGCTTTTGCATTCGAACTTGCTGCCAAGTTCTGTTATGGTAGCAATTTTGAAATAACCACAGCAAATGTGGCTCATCTCCGATGCGTTGCAGAGTACTTGGAAATGACAGAGGACTTTCAACAGGAGAACCTCATTTTTAGGACAGAGACCTACTTAAACGAGATTGTGCTCAAGAACCTTGATAAATCCCTGGAAGTTCTTTGTAAATGTGATGGATTGGACCCGATGGTGGAGGAAGTCGGGCTTGTAGATAGGTGTGTTGATGCAATTGCGATGAATGCAAGCAAGGAGCAGCTGGTTTCAGGCTTGGCGCACTTGGAATGTAATGTGGGATCTGGAAAGTTGCGTATGCACTCCCAGGATTGGTGGGTTGAAGACCTTTCTGCACTGAGAATCGACCACTATCGGCGTGTGATTGCTGCAATGAGGAGAAATGGGGTGAGGCCAGAGAGTATTGGCACCTCTATTACACACTATGCCCAGACATTGCTAAAGGGTGTTGAAAGACGCCATGTATGGGACTCAGGTCCCTTTGTCGGAGATGATCAAAGAATGATAGTCGAAACACTCATCGATCTGTTGGCAGCTGAAAATATTACGACGGTTACCTTGTCATTCTTGTTTGGCATGCTGAGGATGGCAATTGAAGTTGATGCAAGTCTAGATTGTAGAATCGAAGTCGAGAAAAGGATTGGTCTCCAGCTTGAGATGGCATCACTAGACGATCTCCTGATCCCCTCGACGCAAACAAGCGACTCAATGTTTGACGTTGACACTGTGCATCGCATATTGGTGAACTTCTTGCAAAGGATCGACGAAGATGATTCAGGAGAGTTGTCACCTTGTGGATATGATTCAGATGGACTGAAGTCTCCAAGTCACAGTTCAGTCTTGAAGGTTGGAAGACTAATGGATGGCTATCTAGCAGAGATAGCTCCAGATCCATATCTGAAGCTGCAGAAGTTCATGGCTCTTATTGAACTATTGCCGGATTACGCACGCATTGTTGATGATGGACTATATCGTGCCATCGACATATACCTGAAG GCACACCCGTCTCTGACGGAATCGGAGTGCAAGAAGCTGTGCAAGCTGATCGACTGCCAGAAGCTGTCGCAGGACGCGTCGAGCCACGCGGCGCAGAACGACCGCCTCCCGATCCAGATGGTGGTACGCGTGCTCTACTTCGAGCAGCTCCGGTTGAAGTCGTCCTTCTcgggcggcggctccggcggatgcggcgacggcggcttgTCGCAGCGGTTCATCTGCAGCAGTGGCGTGCCGAGCTCGTGCGTGTCCCCGCAGCGTGACAACTACGCGTCGCTGCGGCGGGAGAACCGGGAGCTGAAGCTGGAGATCTCGCGGATGCGGGTGCGGCTGACGGAGCTGGAGCGGGAGCAGGGGCTGATGAAGCAGCAGGGGATCCGCGGCGGGGACGGGCGGCCCGGGGAGCACGGCAGGGCGTTCCTGGCGTCCCTGTCGAGAGGGTTTGGGCGGATAACCATGTTCGgtgggccgacggcggcggagaagaggaggaagaagagctccaGGAGCTCGCAGGGCTCGGAGGGGAAGAACCGGAGGCGGCAGAAGGCATCCTTCGCATACGATTGA
- the LOC117862991 gene encoding uncharacterized protein — protein sequence MVGFAPASAHSTLQAGHSKLLLTTLEEIIQLQIKDGVSLLGGKDIACRLPETCSKQSDCCKDAELLMKMMVAIRCRSSTYLEWSPNTNQLPEKCSKHKQKSVENYARKKCSQLEFPFSPLKMYLVFLLHLLKF from the exons ATGGTTG GCTTtgctcctgcttctgctcattCCACATTGCAAGCTGGTCATTCCAAATTGCTGCTCACCACATTGGAGGAAATCATTCAGCTTCAAATCAAAG ATGGAGTGTCACTGTTGGGTGGGAAAGATATAGCCTGCCGTCTCCCGGAGACCTGCTCAAAGCAATCAGATTGCTGCAAGGATGCAGAATTACTAATGAAAATGATGGTA GCTATAAGGTGCAGGAGCTCCACCTACCTGGAGTGGTCTCCAAACACAAATCAGTTGCCTGAGAAATGTTCAAAGCATAAACAG AAGAGTGTAGAGAATTATGCTCGAAAGAAGTGTTCTCAATTGGAGTTTCCTTTCTCTCCTCTGAAGATGTATTTAGTTTTTCTGCTGCACCTTCTTAAATTCTAG
- the LOC117865751 gene encoding uncharacterized protein gives MGFLICACLLQLLLLATSSGVAAQSQPLSPARILDATLQDYAYRAFVRPRTGIVYNATLPANLTGIAVSAVRLRSGSLRRKGFADYLQFGIPPGVVVQPHVERVVLVYHNLGNSSDRYYPLPGYTYLAPVLGLLVYDAANLSAVGLQELDIIASGSPISVTFSDVRSVPAGSAAPRCVVFDLNGVPQFRDLEATNLCSTYHQGHISIVVNSSEIAPAPAPPGTISPPIPTEGGHKKGSSKAWKIAVSVVGAAVALGLLAALLLCLVRYKRDKKLEVMERNAEVGETLRMAQVGRTQAPVALGTRTQPVIENDYAA, from the coding sequence ATGGGCTTCTTGATCTGCGCctgcctcctccagctcctgctCTTGGCCACCTCTTccggggtggcggcgcagtcgCAGCCGCTCTCGCCTGCGAGGATCCTCGACGCGACGCTGCAGGACTACGCGTACCGGGCGTTCGTGCGCCCGCGCACCGGCATTGTCTACAACGCCACCCTCCCCGCCAACCTCACAGGCATTGCGGTCTCCGCGGTCCGCCTGCGCAGCGGCAGCCTGCGCCGGAAGGGCTTCGCGGACTACCTCCAGTTCGGCATCCCCCCCGGCGTCGTCGTGCAGCCGCACGTCGAGCGGGTGGTGCTCGTCTACCACAACCTCGGCAACTCGTCGGACCGCTACTACCCGCTCCCCGGGTACACTTACCTCGCGCCGGTGCTCGGGCTGCTGGTCTACGACGCGGCCAACCTGTCGGCCGTGGGTCTGCAGGAGCTCGACATTATCGCGTCAGGGAGTCCGATTTCTGTGACTTTCAGCGATGTCAGGTCGGTGCCGGCAGGCAGTGCGGCGCCACGGTGTGTGGTGTTCGATTTGAATGGCGTGCCGCAGTTCCGGGACCTGGAGGCAACCAATCTGTGCTCGACGTATCACCAAGGGCACATCTCAATTGTGGTGAACTCCAGTGAGATTGCTCCGGCTCCTGCTCCACCTGGCACAATTTCCCCTCCGATACCGACAGAGGGAGGTCATAAGAAGGGAAGCTCAAAGGCGTGGAAGATTGCCGTCAGTGTGGTTGGGGCTGCCGTAGCATTGGGGCTGTTGGCTGCGCTTTTGTTGTGTTTGGTCAGGTACAAAAGGGATAAGAAGTTGGAGGTTATGGAACGGAATGCGGAGGTTGGGGAGACATTGCGGATGGCTCAAGTTGGACGGACGCAGGCACCTGTGGCCTTAGGGACACGGACACAACCGGTGATTGAGAACGATTATGCTGCATAG